DNA from Microbacterium foliorum:
GAATCCGATGTGGTCGCCGTCGCCGTGGGTCAGCACGAGTCCGCGGATGTCGGACATCGGGCGTCCGAGCGTGGCGAGTTCGCGCTGCAGGTCGTTCCAGTGGCCGGGAAGGCCGGCGTCGATCAGGGTGATGCCCTCGGGCAGATCGATGAGGTACGAGGCGACGATGTCGTTGCCGAGTCGGTGCAGGTGCGGTGCGAGCTTCATGGCGGATCCTCTCAGGATGTTTGCGATGGCTACGTTACGTAGCTATCATGGCTATTGTCAATAGCTATCAAGGAGATGCCATGCCGACACCCGACCGGACCTCGCTCGAAGCGATCATCGCCGCGGGCCGCGAGATCCTCGACGCCACCGGCCCCGCGAGCGTCACCATGCAGGCCGTCGCCACGAAGGTCGGCGTCCGCGCCCCCTCGCTCTACAAGAGGGTGCGCGACCGCGAAGCGCTCCTCTCCGCCATCGCCGAGTCCGCGATCGACGAGCTCACCGCACGCCTCGACGCGACCGACGCCGACCTCACCGAGATCGCGCAGGCGTATCGCGGCTTCGCGCAGCAGCATCCCGAGGCCTTCCGCCTCATGTTCAGCACGGCCGCGCCGCACGAGGCGCTCGAGCGCTCGGCCGCACCGCTCCTCCGCGCGACCACGGCACTCGTCGGCGAGGACGACGCGCTCGACGCCGCCCGGCTCTTCACCGCCTGGGCGACGGGATTCCTGCAGATGGAGCTGTCGGGCGCCTTCCGGCTCGGCGGCGACGTCGACCGGGCGTTCGACTACGGCCTGCGGCGACTCCTCGCGGGGCTGGCCGGATGAACGGCGATCGGCCTCGCCCACCGAAGTGAACGAGGCCGACTCCGTCAGCGTCGGCGGATGCCGTCAGCGATCCGTCCGCTCGTCGTCACCGCTGTCGTCGGTGTCTGCGGTCGCCGTCTTCGGTCGTGTGGTCGTCACCATCACGTCGGCGCCCGCCCCGAACCGCTGCTCGGCCTCGAGCCGCTCCGCCTCTTCACCCGAGATCGCCTCGCCACGGGCCACGAGACCGGCCTGGTCGGAGAGCGGGATCTGCTTCAGGAACAGCGAGAGTACGAGCGCCAGTACGATGAACGGCACGAGGTACCAGAACACCGGCGCCAGAGCATCGGCATACGCGGTCACGATGCCGTCTCGCACCTCGTCCGGGAGCGCGTTGAGGGTGGCCGGGTCGATCGTCGCCGCCGACTGGGCCGCATCGTCGGTGGAGGCTCCGGCGCCGGCGAAGACCCCGACGAGGTTCTCGGTCAGACGCGTCGTGAAGAGCGTGCCGAACACGGCGGTG
Protein-coding regions in this window:
- a CDS encoding TetR/AcrR family transcriptional regulator yields the protein MPTPDRTSLEAIIAAGREILDATGPASVTMQAVATKVGVRAPSLYKRVRDREALLSAIAESAIDELTARLDATDADLTEIAQAYRGFAQQHPEAFRLMFSTAAPHEALERSAAPLLRATTALVGEDDALDAARLFTAWATGFLQMELSGAFRLGGDVDRAFDYGLRRLLAGLAG